The following are encoded together in the Actinoplanes sp. N902-109 genome:
- a CDS encoding tyrosine-type recombinase/integrase, with translation MATRRANGESSIYEGSDGRWHGRVTVGTLDDGKPDRRHVSGKTEKIVKAKVRKLERERDTGTTRKAGESWTVATWLTHWLENIAIPNVRENTAAGYRVAVKVHLIPGIGAHRLEKLTPEHIEKLTKKMQATGSKAGTAHQAHRTLRTALNEAMRRGHLTKNPASLAKLPRLDDEEVEPYSVEEVQRLLMAAAEAPRNGARWAIALALGLRQGEALGLKWADVDLTNGALIVRRSRLRPRWRHGCTKPCGRKFGGHCPDREPLRAEAADTKSRAGRRRIGLPEQLVSLLQQHKRAQDADRLKAAQLWTEGDWAFTTPTGGALNPRTDYTEWKRLLGKAGLRDGRLHDARHTAATVLLVLDVAERAVMGIMGWSDSGMTKRYQHLTAQVRRDVAARVGGLLWQPSVEAINDPDVGEAGVPARFK, from the coding sequence ATGGCGACCCGTAGAGCGAACGGTGAATCAAGCATTTACGAGGGCTCGGATGGCCGCTGGCATGGCCGAGTAACCGTCGGCACGCTGGACGACGGCAAACCGGACCGGCGTCACGTGAGTGGGAAGACCGAGAAGATTGTCAAGGCCAAGGTTCGCAAGCTTGAGCGTGAACGCGACACCGGTACGACGCGGAAGGCGGGGGAGAGCTGGACGGTGGCAACGTGGCTCACGCACTGGTTGGAGAACATCGCCATTCCGAACGTCCGCGAGAATACGGCGGCCGGATATCGAGTTGCCGTGAAGGTTCACCTCATCCCCGGTATCGGCGCACACCGCCTTGAGAAGTTGACCCCCGAGCACATTGAGAAGTTGACCAAGAAAATGCAGGCGACCGGCAGCAAGGCAGGCACCGCACACCAGGCGCACCGTACATTGCGAACCGCGCTCAATGAGGCTATGCGGCGCGGACACCTCACCAAGAACCCCGCGAGCCTCGCCAAACTGCCCCGGCTCGATGACGAGGAAGTCGAGCCCTACTCCGTCGAAGAGGTACAGCGTCTGCTCATGGCGGCAGCGGAGGCACCCCGAAACGGCGCTCGGTGGGCAATTGCGCTTGCCCTCGGGCTGCGGCAGGGCGAAGCGCTCGGCTTGAAATGGGCAGACGTGGACCTGACGAACGGGGCGCTGATCGTGCGCCGCTCCCGGCTGAGGCCGCGCTGGCGGCACGGTTGCACGAAGCCGTGCGGCCGGAAGTTTGGCGGACACTGCCCCGACCGGGAGCCTCTACGCGCGGAAGCGGCGGACACGAAGTCCCGTGCCGGCCGACGCCGCATCGGGCTACCCGAGCAGCTTGTTTCCCTACTTCAACAGCACAAGCGCGCTCAGGATGCCGACCGGCTGAAGGCTGCCCAGCTATGGACCGAAGGCGACTGGGCGTTCACCACGCCGACAGGCGGCGCGCTTAACCCGCGCACCGACTACACGGAGTGGAAGCGGCTACTCGGCAAGGCCGGGCTGCGGGATGGCAGGCTGCACGATGCGCGGCACACCGCCGCTACGGTCCTGCTGGTCCTGGACGTCGCCGAGCGCGCCGTTATGGGCATCATGGGTTGGTCTGACTCCGGCATGACGAAGCGCTATCAGCACCTCACTGCCCAGGTGCGCCGTGATGTCGCCGCGCGAGTTGGTGGGCTGCTCTGGCAGCCGTCCGTAGAGGCCATCAACGATCCGGACGTCGGCGAGGCTGGAGTGCCTGCGCGGTTCAAATGA